TCGTCTTGCCGAACGTGCTCGGGATGGCGCTCCATGCCGACGGCGGGAAGCTGGCGACGAAGCCGTATATCGCCTCGGGAAAGTATATCGATAGGATGAGCGACTACTGCAAAGGCTGCAAGTATAACCCGAAACACACGACCGAAGACGACGCCTGTCCGTTCAACGCCCTCTATTGGAACTTCATCGACAAGCACGAGGAGCGGTTCGAAAAGAACCAGCGCATGAAGATGATGATCCGCAACTGGCAAGGCCGGGATGATGCCGTCAAAGCCGACATCTTGGCGAAAGCGAGACAGACGCTCGACGACACCGACTCATTATGAGTCGTTTTTTTACGTCGGCTTCACAAACTTTTGCACGAGCTTCACGGAAGCTTTACATTCATCCGGTACGATATGACTTGTGAGACCCCCTCATGCCAAGTGAATAGCAACCGGTAGAACATTCGAGAGACCAACAGAAGCCCGTACGTCGATGACGTCCTGTTTCTGTTGGTCCTTTTTTAGGGAAGGATGATTCAAGTGAATGAAACACTTCGCACGATCGGACAAGAGAAGATGATTGCCTCCATCAAATTACCGAAACAACTCGAGAAGTTCCTGCAGTCGGACGTGACGACGACGTTCCTCATGATGGGGACGCTCAGCACGCTCGACCGCTACGTCGCCCATTTGAAGCGTGAGAATCGGACCGTGTTCCTGCACGCCGAACGCATTAACGGCATCAGCCTCGACCGGGACGGCATCGACTATTTGGCGAAACGGGTCGGCGCCGATGGGATTGTGACGACGAAGGCGTCTGTCATCCAACACGCCAAACGGGCCGGCCTGATGACGGTGCAGCGCCTGTTCCTCGTCGACTCGGACGCCATCACCTCAGGCAT
This sequence is a window from Exiguobacterium mexicanum. Protein-coding genes within it:
- a CDS encoding glycerol-3-phosphate responsive antiterminator gives rise to the protein MNETLRTIGQEKMIASIKLPKQLEKFLQSDVTTTFLMMGTLSTLDRYVAHLKRENRTVFLHAERINGISLDRDGIDYLAKRVGADGIVTTKASVIQHAKRAGLMTVQRLFLVDSDAITSGIKMAKDQQPDALELMPGLIPSVIEHVAEHVSLPIVTGGMIRKPIHVHEALAHGAFAVSTGDERLWASQGMKEDII